The genomic stretch AGCAAAGAAAGGACCCCAGTTCATCATGGCGAATGTCGAGATCTACACACGGGAATTCTGCGGTTTCTGCGCCCGCGCGAAGAAGCTCCTCGCCGACAAGGGCGTCGACTTTACCGAATACAACGCCACCGAGACCCCGGAGGTCCGGGCGAAGATGATCGAGCGCGCCAAGGGCGGCTCGACCTTTCCGCAGATCTTCATCGATGACCGCCATATCGGCGGTTGCGACGATCTTTTCGCCCTGGAACGCGCGGGCAAGCTTGACCCGCTTCTCGCCTCCTGAGGAACCTCATATGACCCGTTTTACCGCCGCCGCCCTGCAGATGCGCTCCGGCACCGACCCCGAAAAGAACGCAGAGACGCTGGCGCGACTGGTTGAAGAGGCCGCCGCGAAGGGCGCTGACTATGTTCAGACGCCGGAAATGACCGGCGCGGTGCAGAAAAATCGCAAGGCGCTGATGGCGGTGCTGAGGGGCGAGGAGGACGATGTCATCGTCCGCACGGCGTCATCGCTCGCCGAAAGACACGGCGTCTACCTGCATATCGGCTCGACGGCGATTGCCGTCGGCGACGACATGGTCGCAAACCGCGCGCTCCTGGTTGCGCCCGACGGGACCGTCGCCGCGCGTTACGACAAGATCCACATGTTCGATGTCGACCTCGACAATGGCGAAAGCTGGCGCGAAAGCGCGGTCTACCGGCCCGGAGAGACCGCTCTTCTGGCGAACCTGCCCTTTGCCCGGCTCGGCATGGCAATCTGCTATGACGTCCGTTTTCCCGACCTTTTCCGCACCTATGCGCTTGCCGGCGCCGAGGTGCTGACGGCGCCGGCCGCCTTCACGAAGCAGACGGGCGAGGCGCACTGGCATGTGCTGCAACGCGCCCGCGCCATTGAAAACGGCGCCTTCATGATCTCGGCGGCACAGGCCGGCGTCCACGAGGACGGTCGCGAGACCTTCGGGCACTCGATCATCATCGATCCCTGGGGCCGCGTGCTTGCCGAGGCCGGCGATGTCGGAGAGGCGGTGATCACCGCCGAGATCGACACCGATCAGGTGGCCGAGGCGCGCGGCAAGGTCCCGAACCTGAAGAACATCCGCCCCTTCACGCTGGAAGAGCATCAGGCGATGCAAGCCAGTGCCGAAAAGGCCTGAGTGAGAGGCCGGCTCCGTGATCCATTATTCCCTTTCCTGCGACAATGGCCACGCCTTCGAGGGCTGGTTTTCCGGCAGCGATGATTTCGACCGCCAGGTCGAGAGCGGTTTTCTGGCCTGCCCGATCTGCAATTCGGCGAAGATTGCCAAGGATCTGATGGCGCCGCAGGTCTCGACCGCCCGCAGAAAGGACGAGCGCAAGGCGGCCCTTGTCGACAAGGCGCAACGCGAGGCCCTGGAGAAACTGAAACAGGCGGTGGCCGAAATCCGCGCCGGTTCCGAGGATGTCGGGGAGCGTTTTCCCGAAGAGGCGCGCAGGATCCATTACGGGGAGGCAAAGCAGCGCGGCATCATCGGCGAGGCAAAGCCCGACGAGGTGCGCGACCTGCTTGAAGAGGGCATCGAGATCATGCCGCTGCCCGTCCTGCCCGAAGACAAGAACTGAGCTTCCGGCGCAACGGATGGCGAAGGCGGTTGGTGGAGCCGAGCGGGATCGAACCGCCGACCTCTGCAGTGCGATTGCAGCGCTCTCCCAGCTGAGCTACGGCCCCTTTCACCAAAATCGCTGATACTCCAAACCGGCCTGACGGGCAAGCGGGAAGAGACCGAAAACGCGGACGGAGCCGGTCCGGAAGCGAGGACGCATTGCCGCAGGCAGGCGGCCCACCCAACTGCGGGATGCGCTCCCGCCGCGCATCCAGACGGCAGGACATTCCGGCAGGAGGAGAGAGAATCACCTTCGCGCGCGCGTTTTTTTTAGCATAACAATATGTTTTCATTTTCTTTTCTGGTTGCTTCTTTTGGCGCCGAAAGGTTGCCTGCCCACTCGATCCATGCCCGAAAAAGTTGCCGTTCGACAACACCTCTGTCCTATCGAGACCGAATCGTGCACGCACCCGCCGAGAATCTGTCGGCGGCAATTGTGTTTCAAACGGGTCAACGTATAGTCGTCTCTGCAATCGCCAATAAACGATTGAACACAATAACAACCGAGTGCGTCATGGCGTCCCTGCGTTCGTGTGATGATTATCAAGGGCTCTGGAGAGTACTGACCATGAAGACCAAATTTTTCCTCATCGGCTCCGCCTCGCTGCTTGCGGCTGCAACAGGCGCGACGGCCGCCGACCCCGTCGTGATGATCGAGCCGGTCACCGCCAATTACGTCGAAGCCTGTGACGCCTTCGGCAGCGGTTATTTCTATATTCCGGGTACGGAAACCTGCCTTGATATCGGCGGCTATGTCCGTTTCGAGACGAAGTTCGGCGGCATCCAGACCGGTTCGGCCGCCGACGGCGACTGGTATCCCTACGTCAAGACCAATCTGGCGATCACCGCCAAGTCCGATACCGAGCTCGGCACGCTGACGTCGAAATTCGTTCCCGAGCTCTATTTCTATTCCAACGGCACCGGCGACGACTTCACCATCGACGAAGCCTATATCGACATCGGCGATGCACTCGCACTGCGCGCCGGTTACATCAAGGGCTACTGGAACGAGGACCTGTGGGGCGAACTCGACAATATCGACAATGTCAGCCGCTACAACGCGATCCGCATCGCCTATAACGGCGCCGACCATTTCCAGGCCGCCCTCGAGATTGACGCGATGACGCCGGGCAATGTCGGCCTCAGCGACACCAACTACCCCAAGCTCGGCCTTGCCGCCCGCCTTGGCTACATCGTCTCCGACAGCAACTACTTCAAGTTCGACGCCGCCTGGGACACCTACAACGAGACCTATGCGCTGCGTCCCTGGGCCGGCTTCGGCATCGGGCCCGGCACGTTCGAAATCGCCGGCCTCTACGAGAGCGGCTTCATCGCCTATGGCCCCGACTTCACCGCGGCCAACTGGAACGACAGCCCGATCGCCGGCACCTATCTGAAATATGCGGTGGCCGCCAACTACTATTTCAACGTCACCGAGAACCTCATCCTCGCGCCGCAGACGCAGTATAACGTCGCCAGCAACGACAAGGTTTTCTGGGAAGCGGGCGCCACCGCAGACTGGGAGATCGTCGACGATTTCCATCTGCGCACCAACATCAACTATGCCTTCCTCGACGACAGCTGGAACCAGCAGAACTGGTTTGGCTGGGTTCGTCTCGAACGCGATTTCTGATCTCTTCGTCACGGAAAACGCATTTTCGTCTTGCTGATTCCGTCATTCCCGGCATTGTGCCGGGAATGCTTTTTTTTCAGCCTGTCGCTTGCGTGGATGCTTCCGCAGCGGAACGATTGCACCCGGCAGGCCCCGCCGCGGTGAACGCCCCGCGCAGAACGCCGCACAGTGAATGCCGTCCGACCCAGCGGGACTGACGCAAAGCGCGCCCTGCCCGGCCGCCGGCCATGTGAAGCGAGACCGCCATGCCCCCTGCACCCGGAACCAGGCAACCCCGCGCCCTCTATATCCTATTCATGACCGAGTTTTGGGAGCGGTTCGGCTATTATTCCATGGTCTCGATCTTCACGCTCTACCTCGTGAACGTGCTGAAGATGGACGATGCTCGGGCCTTTCTGATCTTCGGCGCCTATACCTCGTTCGCCTACCTGACCACGGTTGCCGGCGGCGTGGCGGCCGACCGGGTGCTCGGCTTCGGCCGGGCGATCATCACCGGGGCGATCATCGTCGGCTTCGGCTATCTGGCCCTCGGCTTCGGCAGCGAGAGGCTGATGTTCCTGGCGCTTGCGCTGATGGCCGTCGGCAACGGCCTTTTCAAGCCGAATGTTTCCGCCCTTCTCGGGCATTTCTACACCGATGACGACCCGCGTCGCGCGCCGGGCTTCACCATCTTCTATATGGGCATCAATATCGGCGCCTTCGCCGGCGCGCTTCTTGCCGGCATCATCGCCACAAAGTTCGGCTACACCATGGCCTTTGCGCTCGCCGGCCTCGGCAAGATGGCCTCGCTTGCCACCTATCTGGCGGGCAGGCGCTTTCTGGAAAAGCGCGACCGGCCGCCGGAGATTTCAGGCAGCGCCCGCTGGAACGCCATTGTCGGCCTTGCGATCCTGCTGGCGATCGGCCTGTCGGCCATCCTGCTTTCCCGACCGGAATGGGCCGGCTGGTTCGTCTTCGCGGTCGGTGTCGCGCTGGTGGTCTCCTATTTCGCCATCATGGCGAAGGAAGATCCCGAAAGCCGCCGCCGCATGCTGATCCTGCTGGTGCTGATCCTGTTCTCGATCCCCTTCTGGGCGATCTATCAGCAACAGGGCATTTCGGTCACGCTGTTCACCGATCGCGACGTCAACCGCAATGTCTTCGGCTGGATCGTGCCGGCAAGCGAGGGCACGGCGTTTTCGGCGCTGGCGCTGATCGTCCTCTCGCCTTTCGTCGCGCGTCTCTGGCTCTTTCTCGCCCGCAAGGGCTATGCCGTCAGCGACCTGGTGAAATACGCGCTCGGCCCGAGCTTCCTCGGCCTGTCCTTCTGGGTTCTCTCAGTAGGCATCGTCGAGACCGGGGATACGGTCAAGGCGAGCCTGATGTGGATCGTGCTGTTCTACATCGTCTTCGAGATCGGCGAGATCTGCCTGTCGCCGCTTGGCCTGGCGCTGACGACCAAGCTGGCACCGCGCCGGCTCGGCGGCTATGCCATGGGCGTGTGGTTCTATGCCACTGCCGCCGCCAATTTCGTCGCCGGCGTGATCGGCGACTACGCGGCCGTGCCCAAGGGTGCCGCACCCGCCGCGGAAGCCTCGATCTACGAGCACGGCTTCTTCGTCTACGGGCTGATGGCGATCGCCGCCGGCATCATTCTCCTGGTTCTGGCACCGTTCCTGAAGCGATTGATGCACAATCGAGATGATTCTGCACATTGATGGCCGTCATTTTTACGAAGACGCGAAGAGTGATTTTGAGCAATGGCTTCCGAAGCTTTCGAAAAACGCCATCTTTCTGTTTCACGATACCGAAGTCAGGGAGCGTGACTCCGGCGTATGGAAACTGTTTGACGAGCGAAGCCAGAAATATCCGTCGTTCAATTTCCATCGTCAGCATGGGTTGGGGGTGCTGGTCCTGGTCGGCCTGCTGCCCCGGCAATCCAATGCGCCCGTTCGACAGGCCGGATCGCTTTGAACGAATGACCTCTCACCAACGTCCATTCACCGCCGCGCGCTGTCCGGCACGCGACGGCGAACGCATTCCGGCCGTCAGGCCGGTTCTGACCACTCGGTCTCGAGATCGACGGTGAGACGCTGGCGGATATCGCCGGCATTGGCGGCGACAAGAAGCGTATAGCGACCCGCCGGCGCCACCCATCGCTGGCGTTCGACATCGAAATAGGCAAGATCGCGCGGCACGATGCCGAGGCTGGCCGTTCCGTGCTCGCCCGGCGTGAGGGCGAGGCGGGCGAAGGCGCGTAGTTCCTTTTTCGGGCGGGCGACGGGCACGTCGTCCACCATCGCCTCCGGCTGCACGTAGAGTTGCACGACCTCGACGCCATCCGCCGCCCCCGAATTGACGATTGGTACGGTGACGATGACCCCGGCATCCGTCATGATCGCGGTGTCCGCCGTGGCGTCGCCCCAGTCAAACCGGGTGTATCCGAGGCCGAAACCGAAGGGGAAGAGCGGCGGCACATCGCGGCTGTCGTGATGGCGATAGCCGACGAATACGCCTTCACCGTAGCGCACATGCCCGTCCTTGCCGGGATAGGTGAGCGCATCGTCGCTCCAGGCCGAATTGTCCTTCATGCGGCGTGGGAAGGTCTGCGGCAGCCGGCCGCCGGGATAGGCCGCGCCGCTCAGCACATCGGCAATCGCATTGCCGACCTCCTGTCCCGGATACCAGAACTGAACGACTGATTTCACCTTCTCGAGCCAGGGCATCTCCACCGGACCGCCGGTCTGCAGCACCACAACCGTGTTCGGATTGACGGCGGCCACAGCCTCGATCAGCGCATTCTGCCGGCCGGGCAATGTCATGTCCGGCAGATCGTGCCCCTCGCTGTCCCATTCCTCCTGGCGGCCGACGAACAGCACCGCCACATCCTGCTCCGCCGCAAGCCTGACGGCATCATCGATGTCCTGCTCGCCCATGGTCTTTTCAATCCCGAACCGGAGCGCGCGAACGGTGATGCCGTTCTCGGCCGAATCCGGGGAACAATAGTCGATGACCAACTGATAGGTGGTTCCGGCTTGAAGCTCGATTTCGACCTGTCGCTCGTCATTGGCCGCACCGAAAAAGTTCTGTCCGTGCGACCAGTCGCTCTCGCCGTCGATCAGCAGTTCGCCGTCAAGATAGGCGCGCGCGAGACCGGCATTGGTCATGCCGGCGCGGTAGGTCCCGTTTTCCTCCGGGGTGAAAGTCGCGACGACCTGCACGGAAAAATCGTTCTGGTCCAGTTCCGGGACCGGAAGATCGAACCAGAAGCAGTTGAGCGCCTCCTCGGTTGCGATATGAACGGGCTTGCCTTCAAGCCGGCGGCCGTGATGGAACCGAAGCTCGACATCGCCCTGCAGGACCTGCGTCAGCCTGTTGTTGGTGCAGCCCTTGGCATGGGAAACGCGATTGTCGCCGAAGGAGGCCTTCAGCCCCGCGACCGGCGTCACCCGATAGGGCGCGTTGATCTGCGCCGAACCGCCCCCCATCAACCGCGCCACGCCGGCATTGGGGCCAAGCGCGGCAATCGATACGTTCTTTTCGAGCGGCAGCAGATTGCCTTCATTCTTCAAAAGAACCGCGCCCTCCGCGCCGAGACGACGGATCAGCGCACGGGTCTCCGGCGCATCACGCGAGGTTTCCGCCTCGGGACCGGCGCTGTCGAACGCGCCGACGCGCGCGAACAGGACGAGCAGGCGGCGCGTTGCGGCACGGATCGTCTCGGGATCGACCTCCCCGGCCTTTACGGCGTCAAGAAGCCTGGCGCCGCGGTGGCGCGTCGGCCCGGGCATTTCGAGATCGTGTCCGGCATTGACCGAGGCCGCGACCGAATTCGTGCCGAACCAGTCCGACATGAAGATGCCGTCATAACCGAACTCACCGCGCATCACCTCCTGCAGCGCCCATTTGTGGCCGTCCATATGGATGCCGTTGAGCCGGTTATATCCGGTCATCACCGCCCAGACGCCTGCCTTCTTGACCGCTGCCTCGAACGGCGGCAGGTAGATCTCCCGCAGCGTCCGTTCATCGACATCGGATGAAACCGTCTGCCGGTCGATTTCGGAATCATTGGCGACGAAATGCTTGATCGTCGCGCCAACGCCATTGTCCTGCAGGCCCTTGACATAGGCAACGGCCAACATGGACGTCAGCAGCGGGTCTTCCGAATAGCACTCGAAATTGCGACCGTTCAGACCCGAGCGGTGCATGTTGACCGTCGGCGCCAGCAGCACCCGCGCGCCTTTCGAACGCGCCTCGGCGGCCAGCGCCGCCCCCATTTCATAGGCCGCATCGCTGTTCCAGCTCGCGCCAAGCGCGATGGCGCAGGGGAAGGCGGCCGCCGGCGTGCCGTTGGTCAGGCCGCCCGCGCCGCGCGCGCCATTGGGGCCATCGGAAACCTTCACGGCCGGGATGCCGAGGCGCGGCACCGGAACGGTGGTCCAGAAATCCGCGCCCGCCATCAGCGACACCTGTTCCTCCAGGGTCAGCTCCTCCAGAAGGTGGTCAATATTGACGGCCGCGCCGCCCGTCTGATCATTGTTCATCAAAACCTCATTTCATCGCCGGCATGGACGTCCGACAGCCACGCACGCGGCGCAGCGCCAATCACTGTGGCCACACGAAAGCACAAAAAGCTACTAAACACTAGGTTTTAAGTTTCACCCCCTTTCATGTATCCTGAAAAACCAATGGAGATGACAGGACATGCCGGACGACACCCCGACAAAACGCGAACCGCGAAAGGCAGGCGCCGGTGCGCGGGGGCCTTATGGGAAAGGCCAGCGGCGGCGCGCCGAAATCGTCGAGGCGGCAGTCCGCGTGTTCAGCCAATCGGGCTATCAGAATGCGGCCATTGCCACCGTCGCCGCAGAGGTGGGGCTTACGCTTCCCGGCCTGCTGCATTATTTTCCAAGCAAGACCGCGCTGCTGCTGGCGGTCCTGGAAGAGCGGGACGCGGTCACCGCCGTTATGTTGCCGAAGAAGGGCGCCGATTGGCGCACATTCCTCGGTTCCCTGGTGGATATCGTTCGGTATAACGAGACGATCCCGGGCGTGATCCGCGCCTTCGCGCTTCTCTCGGTGGAAAGCCTCTCGGCCGATCATCCGGCTGCGGACTGGTTCGCGGCGCGCTCGGCAAGGACGCACGCCATGATCGCCGGGGCCCTCAGATCGGGCCAGGCTGACGGCACACTCGATCCGGCATCCGATGCCGACAACCTCGCTTTCGAGATCATCGCCATGATGGACGGTTTGCAGGAGCAATGGCTGCGCTCGGGCGAAACGCTCGACATGGCCGGCATCTTCGGGAACTACATCAATCGCCTTGCCGGGCAATACGGCCGGGATCACGATCGCTTGGTTTGGACAGGGTGAAGGCACCGGGTTCGCCGAAGACCCGGACACAGGACGGCGCCACAATCCGCGCCTTCCGGAAGGCCTGTGTCGCGGGAAACGGCATCAGTATGTCGGGACGCCTCGAGCCTCGCCTGCTCCGGTGCCGGCCGTGCGCGGCGGCGATGCGGAGCGCAGCGTGTTCATGCCTATCGTTCGCAGAGTTCAATCAGGATTCCGTCGGGATCGCGGCAGAACGCAACCTTGTCGACGATGTCGCGGTTGTAAGCCTCGCGCGGAGCCTCGACCAGTTCGACGCCGGCCTCCTCCAGCCTGCGGTATAGCGTGTCGATATCATCGAAGCAGAACGTCAGATGACGCAGCCCCGCCCGACCGGCGGCGACGTCTTCGGCCTGCAGCGCTCCGGTCGCCGGGCCCATGATCTCGAGCATCCCGTTGCCCGCATCAAGGAAACAGAATTCGAAACCGGAATCATCCTGCCCCCTGCGGCGCACCGTCAGCTTCAGCCCGAGCAGATCCACATAGAAATTCAGGCTCTTATCGATATTGCTGACAGTCATGCCTACGTGTTCAAAACCCTTCAGCATCTCCGATCTCCATCTCAATCGTCCGCGGATTCGGACGAGAACCGGCCCAGTTCGTCCGCGCGCAACAATTCGTCAGTCACGTTGTTTATATGGCGCGTCATGGCGTGACGCGCGGCTTCCCCATTACGCATTTTCAACGCAGCAACGATGGCATAGTGATCGCCGATCCACAACGCACGCACCTTCGGGGCATGGATGTGCCGGTGAACGCGCTGCCACATGCGCGAGGCGTCGCGCTGGTCCCACAAGGCCTGGATCATCGACAGGATGATGGCGTTGCCGGTCATGTTCGCGATCGTCAGATGAAACTCCCGGTCTCCCTTTTCATTCAGGAAAACCTCATCGGTTTCCAGCTGCATGCGCTCGATGCATTCCTCGAGCTCCATGATGTCATAGCGTGTGGCCCGTTCGGCGGCGAGCGCGGCGGCGCTCGATTCCAGCGCCAGCCGCGCCTCCAGCAATTCGAAAGGGCCCGGTCCGATGTCGGTGTTGATGGCATCGAAGCTGAGAGGGTTGACATGCGCCGGCAGCACGATGATGCCGGCACGGCCACGCACCTCCACGATGCCGCGCATCTCCAGCGCGATCACCGCCTCGCGCACCACCGTGCGGCTTACCTCCAACTGCTCGGCGAGCTCGCGTTCGGAGGGCAGCCGCCAGTCTTCCCTGCCCTGATTTTCCTCGATCATCCGGGCGATGCGCCGTGCCACAACCTGGTAAAGCCGCTTGGCCGCAAGCAGGCGCACCTTCCGCCCGCCCGCGCCTTCGCCCTGTGCGGCTCCGGCCGATCCCGCGTCAATCGGGCTGGTTGTGTTGGCACTGCGCACGCGTCTGCTATTCCTTCCCCGCCTCCGGCAGCCATGACCGATAAAGCGGATGGTCCTCGGTAATCGGCAATGGCGTCGGCCTGCCGGTACGATCTGAATAGTACGCCGCCGTGACCAAGGCCAGCGAATTCCGCGCATCCGCAAGTGTCACCGGCGGCGCGCGGCCTTCCACAAGCGCGGCATGGAACAGCTCGAACTGGCGCGTGTAGCCATCCTC from Martelella sp. AD-3 encodes the following:
- the grxC gene encoding glutaredoxin 3, which gives rise to MANVEIYTREFCGFCARAKKLLADKGVDFTEYNATETPEVRAKMIERAKGGSTFPQIFIDDRHIGGCDDLFALERAGKLDPLLAS
- a CDS encoding carbon-nitrogen hydrolase family protein; this translates as MTRFTAAALQMRSGTDPEKNAETLARLVEEAAAKGADYVQTPEMTGAVQKNRKALMAVLRGEEDDVIVRTASSLAERHGVYLHIGSTAIAVGDDMVANRALLVAPDGTVAARYDKIHMFDVDLDNGESWRESAVYRPGETALLANLPFARLGMAICYDVRFPDLFRTYALAGAEVLTAPAAFTKQTGEAHWHVLQRARAIENGAFMISAAQAGVHEDGRETFGHSIIIDPWGRVLAEAGDVGEAVITAEIDTDQVAEARGKVPNLKNIRPFTLEEHQAMQASAEKA
- a CDS encoding DUF1178 family protein, giving the protein MIHYSLSCDNGHAFEGWFSGSDDFDRQVESGFLACPICNSAKIAKDLMAPQVSTARRKDERKAALVDKAQREALEKLKQAVAEIRAGSEDVGERFPEEARRIHYGEAKQRGIIGEAKPDEVRDLLEEGIEIMPLPVLPEDKN
- a CDS encoding porin: MKTKFFLIGSASLLAAATGATAADPVVMIEPVTANYVEACDAFGSGYFYIPGTETCLDIGGYVRFETKFGGIQTGSAADGDWYPYVKTNLAITAKSDTELGTLTSKFVPELYFYSNGTGDDFTIDEAYIDIGDALALRAGYIKGYWNEDLWGELDNIDNVSRYNAIRIAYNGADHFQAALEIDAMTPGNVGLSDTNYPKLGLAARLGYIVSDSNYFKFDAAWDTYNETYALRPWAGFGIGPGTFEIAGLYESGFIAYGPDFTAANWNDSPIAGTYLKYAVAANYYFNVTENLILAPQTQYNVASNDKVFWEAGATADWEIVDDFHLRTNINYAFLDDSWNQQNWFGWVRLERDF
- a CDS encoding peptide MFS transporter, with the translated sequence MPPAPGTRQPRALYILFMTEFWERFGYYSMVSIFTLYLVNVLKMDDARAFLIFGAYTSFAYLTTVAGGVAADRVLGFGRAIITGAIIVGFGYLALGFGSERLMFLALALMAVGNGLFKPNVSALLGHFYTDDDPRRAPGFTIFYMGINIGAFAGALLAGIIATKFGYTMAFALAGLGKMASLATYLAGRRFLEKRDRPPEISGSARWNAIVGLAILLAIGLSAILLSRPEWAGWFVFAVGVALVVSYFAIMAKEDPESRRRMLILLVLILFSIPFWAIYQQQGISVTLFTDRDVNRNVFGWIVPASEGTAFSALALIVLSPFVARLWLFLARKGYAVSDLVKYALGPSFLGLSFWVLSVGIVETGDTVKASLMWIVLFYIVFEIGEICLSPLGLALTTKLAPRRLGGYAMGVWFYATAAANFVAGVIGDYAAVPKGAAPAAEASIYEHGFFVYGLMAIAAGIILLVLAPFLKRLMHNRDDSAH
- a CDS encoding class I SAM-dependent methyltransferase, translating into MILHIDGRHFYEDAKSDFEQWLPKLSKNAIFLFHDTEVRERDSGVWKLFDERSQKYPSFNFHRQHGLGVLVLVGLLPRQSNAPVRQAGSL
- a CDS encoding glycoside hydrolase family 3 protein, whose product is MNNDQTGGAAVNIDHLLEELTLEEQVSLMAGADFWTTVPVPRLGIPAVKVSDGPNGARGAGGLTNGTPAAAFPCAIALGASWNSDAAYEMGAALAAEARSKGARVLLAPTVNMHRSGLNGRNFECYSEDPLLTSMLAVAYVKGLQDNGVGATIKHFVANDSEIDRQTVSSDVDERTLREIYLPPFEAAVKKAGVWAVMTGYNRLNGIHMDGHKWALQEVMRGEFGYDGIFMSDWFGTNSVAASVNAGHDLEMPGPTRHRGARLLDAVKAGEVDPETIRAATRRLLVLFARVGAFDSAGPEAETSRDAPETRALIRRLGAEGAVLLKNEGNLLPLEKNVSIAALGPNAGVARLMGGGSAQINAPYRVTPVAGLKASFGDNRVSHAKGCTNNRLTQVLQGDVELRFHHGRRLEGKPVHIATEEALNCFWFDLPVPELDQNDFSVQVVATFTPEENGTYRAGMTNAGLARAYLDGELLIDGESDWSHGQNFFGAANDERQVEIELQAGTTYQLVIDYCSPDSAENGITVRALRFGIEKTMGEQDIDDAVRLAAEQDVAVLFVGRQEEWDSEGHDLPDMTLPGRQNALIEAVAAVNPNTVVVLQTGGPVEMPWLEKVKSVVQFWYPGQEVGNAIADVLSGAAYPGGRLPQTFPRRMKDNSAWSDDALTYPGKDGHVRYGEGVFVGYRHHDSRDVPPLFPFGFGLGYTRFDWGDATADTAIMTDAGVIVTVPIVNSGAADGVEVVQLYVQPEAMVDDVPVARPKKELRAFARLALTPGEHGTASLGIVPRDLAYFDVERQRWVAPAGRYTLLVAANAGDIRQRLTVDLETEWSEPA
- a CDS encoding TetR/AcrR family transcriptional regulator, giving the protein MPDDTPTKREPRKAGAGARGPYGKGQRRRAEIVEAAVRVFSQSGYQNAAIATVAAEVGLTLPGLLHYFPSKTALLLAVLEERDAVTAVMLPKKGADWRTFLGSLVDIVRYNETIPGVIRAFALLSVESLSADHPAADWFAARSARTHAMIAGALRSGQADGTLDPASDADNLAFEIIAMMDGLQEQWLRSGETLDMAGIFGNYINRLAGQYGRDHDRLVWTG
- a CDS encoding VOC family protein — encoded protein: MLKGFEHVGMTVSNIDKSLNFYVDLLGLKLTVRRRGQDDSGFEFCFLDAGNGMLEIMGPATGALQAEDVAAGRAGLRHLTFCFDDIDTLYRRLEEAGVELVEAPREAYNRDIVDKVAFCRDPDGILIELCER
- a CDS encoding FCD domain-containing protein codes for the protein MRLLAAKRLYQVVARRIARMIEENQGREDWRLPSERELAEQLEVSRTVVREAVIALEMRGIVEVRGRAGIIVLPAHVNPLSFDAINTDIGPGPFELLEARLALESSAAALAAERATRYDIMELEECIERMQLETDEVFLNEKGDREFHLTIANMTGNAIILSMIQALWDQRDASRMWQRVHRHIHAPKVRALWIGDHYAIVAALKMRNGEAARHAMTRHINNVTDELLRADELGRFSSESADD